In Juglans microcarpa x Juglans regia isolate MS1-56 chromosome 1S, Jm3101_v1.0, whole genome shotgun sequence, the genomic stretch ttattttataaaataaatttgataattacATAGATACTATCTGATTTGAGTAACACTGAGCTACAGCTGGGGGCTCCGGCTTGTGTACtttatatgttttcttttttttttttctttttttacgtatatttttttaacattttttaactatttttaaaaaataaaaaaattcacaaaagtattaaaaatacttccctaatcacaaagtaaaaaaagaaaaaaaaaattctagaaagAGCCTTCAACGGGAAGATTAGTATTGTGCATTTGAATTATAGATATATGACACAATCAAACcaataaaatgttgaattgaatcgTACAGCCTCAAATGAGGCTATTAGtcatttttttacttactgttttatttttcaattatttagaAAAGAGAATAGTAAACAGTTGACTATTAGAATAAGTCACAcgtgcttttaaaaaaaaaaaatgtagatacATGCATAACCCACTTGaaaaattcaatttcttttaacaatagactctatatttttttaaaaaaaatatacaagactTATATACCTAAAATTATACGTAAcactactttttttataaatcacatattgTCACTATCAAGGTGGTAGTCCGATTGGCCGATATTAGGAGATCGTTTTTTCTCTCGTTTGTCTGAAGTCACAAGTTAGAAACGACTTGCCTTGGTGAAATTTGAGAACCAAAACCTTAGGAGCCTTTTCTTGCTGGCATCTTGGTAGAGTTGTCGTGACAGACGCCACTTGAAATCAATAGTTATGACTCAAATCGAATATATTACTACAAGTGAGGGCGTTGTGGTCACGCGTAAAGAGAGAAACTACACTTGCCACCCTCCCCAGTCTccactcttttaaaaaataaaaaataaaatcttgtccTATTAATCATAACAGGGAGATGGCCGATAACGTACGTGGACCAACAGCATATGATTCATGATGTTTACTTTGTAATTTTGTTAGTGATTATGTGTAAATTTCTTAAACCAGAAGCATCGAAGCAATAGATTCTGTCTTCTAAAAAGACATCTCAACCAACCCGAAGCTCCCTGATTACCCTCCATCCTTTCCTTTTTAGCCCTCTACCACCCACTTTACCTTTAAGGCCTCctggctagctagctgctaGAAAACCACAAAGAAATCTCTTCAGTCTTCACTTCTCAATCGCCTGacgaaaattaattaatatggatGATCCAATCAAGTCCTTCAAGGGCTATGGCAAGGTAGATGAGCTTGAAGAGCAGGCCTTCCGGAAAAGGACGCGCAGGCGTCTCTTCATCCTCGTCATCTCTACCATCGTCTTGTTGACGGTGATCATAGGTGCTGTTGCCGGGATTTTGATACACAGGCGTAACAACTCATCGCACATATCTAGCCCTGCTCCGGCGACCCAGTTGAATCCCGCCGCGTCACTAAAAGCGATGTGCGGCGTGACTCAGTATCCGAGCTCGTGCTACTCCAGCATCTCCTCCCTGGACACCACCAACACCACCGACCCAGAGGTCCTCTTCAAGCTCTCTTTGCGCGTCGCCATCAAAGAGCTCTCCGAGCTCGCCGACAAATTACCCGCCAAGCTCATTGCTGGGACCAACGATACTAGAGTAAGAGATGCTCTAATCGTCTGCCAAGGACTTTTCGAAGATGCGGTGGACCGTCTCAATGACTCGATATCATCCGTGGAAGTTGGTCATCAGGGTGAGAAGCTCTTGTCGTCGGCGAACATCAGTGATGTGAAGACGTGGCTGAGCACCACCATCACCGACCAAGAAACCTGCTTGGACGCACTCCAAGAAATCAACTCCACACTTCTCGAAAACGTGAAGACCGCCATTCAGAACTCCACCGAGTTTTCCAGCAATAGTTTGGCCATTGTGACCAAGATTCTAAGTTTACTAGCCAACTTCAACACTCCGATACATCAGAGGAGGCTGCTTGGGTTCGGAGGGAAATTTCCGGATTGGGTTAACTCGGGTGAAAGGAGATTACTGGAGAAATCCAACGCGACGGCGCATGTGACTGTGGCAAAGGACGGGAGCGGGGACTACACGACAATCAAAGCAGCGGTGGCGGCGGTGCCAAAGAAAAGCGAAACGAGATTTGTGATTCATGTAAAGGAAGGAAAGTATTTGGAGAATGTGATATTGGACAAGAACAAGTGGAATGTGATGATGTATGGGGATGGGAAGACGAAGACCATAGTCTCCGGCAGCTTGAACTTTGTGGACGGCACTCCCACCTTCTCCACCGCCACTTTCGGTACGTTTCTATCTGTCTTATCCCTACAACATTATTGTCTTAATTTAATTGGGTTGTCCTCTAAATAATATCACCATTTTAACACTACTAAAGAAATAGGATTTCATTTATAAGAATTATGTAGGTAAAACTAAAATTACAAGCATTGGGGCCCAGAATGAGAGCAATTTGATAGAGAAGTTAGAACCCGTGCGCCCATGTGAAACTCTCAGCTTAGTCAGAAGGAAACCCGTGAGTGGGGTCCTGAGGGGGCCGATCGATATGGTGAACGAGGAGAAAGCCACATGGTTTACGAGTAACCATGTGAATTGGATGCGCCATTAGTACTCTTACCTAAAAATTCGGTACCAACTTTGCTTTGCCGCAAAAGAGGACAACGATCTTGAAATTCGATTAGAATATAGATTCCATGTTTGTGTTGTGTGGATAGTTGATACCCCACCTCCATTTGCTCTTACTATATCCCTACTTGATCACTTTTGATTGGGTATTATCTGAATGtttatgttttgatattttcGGGCTGGGTGGGTTCCTTCACTTGTAGTGATCATAAAAGTCAGTTTCTTGATTACTACCATTTGTTTCACATTAAtaccctttttctctttttgggcACGAGCCTGAGTAAGGAGTACTAACCAGAGAGTATGTGATGTTGAGCACAGCTGTTGCAGGGAAGGGCTTCTTTGCAAAAGATATGGGATTCATTAACACTGCAGGTGCTGAAAAGCACCAGGCAGTCGCACTCCGGTCTGGCTCCGACCGCTCGGTGTTCTACCGGTGCTCATTCAATGGCTTCCAGGACACCCTCTACGCCCACTCAAATCGTCAGTTCTACCGTGACTGTGACATTACTGGCACCATCGACTTCATCTTTGGCAATGCGGCCGTGGTGTTCCAGAACTGCAATATACAGCCGAGGCAGCCCTTACGAAACCAATTCAACACCATCACGGCTCAGGGAAAGAAAGACCCGAATCAGAACACTGGCATCTCGATCCAAAAATGCTTCTTCTCTCCGCTGGATAATCTCACAGCTCCAACATACCTTGGTAGGCCATGGAAAGTCTACTCCACCACTGTCATCATGAAGTCTGAAATTGGGGCATTCTTGAATCCGTTGGGCTGGAAGGAATGGCTCTCCGGTGTTGAGCCGCCCAGCACCATTTTCTATgcagagtaccaaaacactgGGCCTGGATCGACTGTAGACCAAAGGGTCAAATGGGCTGGTTTCCAGCCCTCTCTAACCGCAGATGAGGCCGGGAAATTCACTGTGGAATCCTTCATACAGGGTAGCGGCTGGTTACCGGAAACAGATGTGAATTTTGATGCTTCTTTATGATCCGAAAATATGGATTGAGATGTTTGATTCCCGAGACTTTTTTCTTCTCGTTTCCGACACAAATTTTGTATACGCTGGTAGTAATTTTGGTTTTGCTTGTTTGTAACATTCTTAATTAGTATTATACACGACACACTCCTGGCAATTTTTACTATGAAGGATGTATGATACAAACAATACATTTCACAGCaaagagaattttttatttttgtaaaatgatattattttttatatgatatttaatgaaaatattgCTATTTGTGTAAAGTATTGAATTAATTGCTTTTGACTGCTTTTCTATAGATTGTGATTTCTTTCAAATCGGAGTCGGCTATATTCTTAGTGCTGTGCTGGCAATAACgacatttaaaataataaatttcaatcaACAACATCATAGTGGAATAGTCTTTGTTGCCTTGTCAGCGAACTAGATTGTCAAATTGTTACTAATTCGATTATTAGTAGTGCTTTCCAAATTGTCAAACAAGAGGGCTAATCTGGATTGGCTTTAATTTCCAAATTTGGGAGTCatactttgaaaaagaaaatgatacttcCACCAAAAATTGTGTATcgatcagtatttttttttttaaaaaaaaatgtttgtgtatatttgtttttagtattttttttttaaaaaataattaacacaaataatttcttttcaaaaaaattacgCAACCGATACTGAATTTGGTAGCTTTTTCTCGATGGCTTCAACAACTAGCTTTGAAAATGAGGGAATGTGGCAAGCATTATTGTCACCAAAAtatatcaagatttttttttttttccttcacaaAATAAAGGTTGAAGGGGCGATCAAAAATGGTTTACTTAACCAAGAAGTGACCATAATAGCACCTAATTCGTTAGAGAGCTAGAGAGAAAGGGTCTAGATGGCAAGAACCGCATGCACTCCCTATAAGTCAGACTTGAGTTATAGCCTAATTCCAATCCCATGAGGATATCAATGATCTATGAACTAATAAATTACCATTAATCCTGAACGCTTTCCGTTGTGAGATTCAACCATAAGATTTAGTACCATTAATAAATTGATGGACTACTAAACTACCACTCTTGTTGGTATCAATAataaagattgaaaaataacttatcattctttttattttttttaaacgactGGTGTCAAATTATTACAATCTACGGTTTATTTATTGATCCTTGACTTTTTAACAATTTGTGTATGAAGGCCTAACAATtaagattaattaaaaatatgtgacGTGACACAATCTCAATCATCTAATCTTGATACTACATTTTAGTAGGCCTTTTAGGTAAAGTGTGCGACTCATAATGTGtgtcttaatttattttttattttattttattttttcttaaatgcaGAAACTAGAACTTCTATTAccgtaaatattattattattttaataataatgagaaattataatttttcattgcGTAATACCAAATTCACTATTCAGTTTTGAATTCTGGGTGCAGTGGGGCACACAGTAAGAGCAGGCCCGCGTGTTTGAGGGAAAACATGGGGCCGCCGGTTGACAAAATAGACACGATCAGACTTAGTCAGCTCTGGTGGGGTTCTAGAAGAAGCTGCAAAATCCATAagcctattaaaaaaatatatatattttaactataaaataattatataaattaaattatcgGCGTGATTcgttaaattattaaatttattagatgaaatcatattctaaattattttggtgTAATTTATTAATGGacgtaggaaaaaaaaaaaaaaaaaagtgcgtGAAATCGACGCGGAAATTTGCGACTGACAGAGCCAGTCCCTACGTTTTCCGCCGACCATCCTTTCCCCATTTCAAACCGCTCTGCCAGCTGCTGCTTCTTCTCTCCGCATCTCATTCACGTTTCCTGTTCTCGATTTCACTTCTGCTATGGCTCCCCCCGTCACTCTCGATACCATCAATCCCAAGGTCTCTTCATTTCCACTCTCtctagtttttcattttttgttgttattgaaTATTACTTTTGCAAAGCTTGtatctttgttttatttggTTTAATGATCTTCGTCCATATCGACTCTTCGTAAAATATAAGTTTGACCTCCTGATTTGCAGCGAGTTCACTTCTCCAGCAAATTTGATTGGTGTTTTAATGGGTACATCGATTCTATTGACCTTGAACACCATAAGAGTTGACAAATTTTAGTTCATATCGAACGATTCTTTGACCTATTTCAGGAGTCCCCAGCAACCATGGCTGAGCATATGAAAGAGTTGTTTTTAGAGTCGGAAGAATGTAAAAGCATCATCTCCTAGTTATTTTTCTATGTTGACGTTTCTAAAAAATCTCCAGCTCTAACAAAggtttaagaaataaaaattgacgAGTGAATAAGAGGTCCTCTACTCTTGTTTTTTTcaccattaaaaattattttttaaaatgtcttTTTCTAGTATTTGAGGCAGTTGCCGAAATATGTTATCTTCTGGATATGATTATTCACAACTAAGCGACTCTTTTCCCAGGTTCTCAAATGTGAGTATGCTGTCCGTGGTGAGATTGTCACCCTTGCCCAGGTAATATGAGAAGCCATATTGCTTAGAAGCCCTGCAGAGCAGTTATTGTCCAATCTTTTTTATTCCTCCCTAAGCATCATTTTTATTGTTCTCCTGTCACAGAGACTACAACAAGAGTTACAGAGTAACCCAGGTTCTCATTCCTTTGATGAGGTATGGTTCTTGTCTTTCGCATGTTATTTAGATTGAACATTTCTTTGCCTAGGCAGGCATTATATGTTTCCCTGGCCGAATGCAGCCTATTTTCCCTTGCCACACCTCCATTTCAAAGCACCAATAAACAATTGTTATGTCTCGTTACCAATACGTAGTAAATTATTTCAGATAAACTTATTTGCTGCTATGATAGAAGTCAAGGTTTGATATTCAGACTCACAAACTAGGCCATATCTAACGAGAACTACCATAGGTAAATTAGTAGCAGCATCTAACAAGAataatattggatttttttttttaatagttaagaataTTATTGGAAATTAGAGATGAAAAGATGGTTTTGTTTCCTTCGGGTAGCAAATagcgattttatttttcaaaaaaagtaatgaatcaATATTAAAAGCAGCGCACTCAGATTTCTATAGTCTGTATGGAAAGATAGAAAAGCACGTCCTGCTAGATTCACGCTCTAGTCACAACCTCAAATAAGTTCTTTGAAATCGATGCCCCAATGTCTAGTTCCTATGACAATAATTGTATTCGAGGTACTGACTTTCATTCATCTTATACAGATACTTTATTGCAACATAGGAAATCCTCAATCTCTTGGTCAGCAGCCCATTACATTTTTCAGAGAGGTTGGTTTACTCTCAATATGTGCTAGGAGCACCCGCATTAATACAATTAAATGAATGCTTAATTTAATGCCTGAGTAATCCCTGTTAGGTTCTTGCCTTGTGCGACCACCCTGCTATTTTGGACCGGAGTGAAACACAGGGTCTGTTCAGGTACTGAAAATTCACAGCTATTTATATGCTATTTGGTCATCTAAGGCGATAGATACCTGCCGCAAGTTTTTGTAACAATCTGACTTCAGTAAAAACTTACACTAAAGCAATTTTTCAGATATAcatgtttttaaaattgattCTTGAACCATTTATGACCCTTCCTAGATAAAGATTCTGGCTTTGTCTTTGGCAGTGTGGATGCTGTACAGCGAGCTAGGCAGATTCTGGATCAAATACCAGGAAGAGCAACTGGTGCTTATAGTCACAGTCAGGTACTGATCACCTTGTCCACCCCAGGGAATTTGAAGAGAAATTGATTCTATATTTCATCGTCCATGTTGGGATGTCATATGACTGGTTTGTTGTTCCTTTGCACCTTCAGGGTATCAAGGGATTACGTGATACAATTGCTGCTGGTATTCAAGCTCGTGATGGTTTTCCTGCGGATCCAAATGACATATTCTTGACAGATGGTGCAAGCCCAGCAGTAACTTTCGAgctcattattttttgtttttattacttCCTGTGTTTTCCAGTTGATACATAATAACAGATTGTGTTTTCTTATTCATAGGTTCATATGATGATGCAATTACTAATAAGATCAGAAGAGGATGGAATTTTCTGTCCCATTCCTCAGTACCCGTTGTACTCTGCTTCAATTGCTCTCCATGGTGGCACACTGGTAAGCTTCTAACTTTGGGGGCTACAATCAGAAGCTCAATTCATCTGGCTAATTAGTTCTGTTCAACTGATAACTTTTAGCTGGCTTTTTCGGCGATTGGCCTATATTCTTTTTGTagcatatattaaaaatttgaccAGATATGGTTGCTTGGGAGTTGGAAAATGTATATTTCATTTATACTTTTATGAATTTTCTTTCAGTCTTAGgcatgttcttttttttttatctgcagGTTCCTTACTATCTTGATGAAGAAACAGGATGGGGACTGGAAATTTCTGAGCTTAAGAAACAATTGGAGGCTGCCAAGTCCAAGGGCATTGCAGTTAGGGCCTTGGTTGTTATAAATCCAGGCAATCCAACGGGGCAGGTAAGCTATAAGTAGGTTTAAGAAGAAATGTTTTTACTAGAAAAGTATCTAAATTTCACGCGAAGGAGAATGCCCGAAGATAAGTGTCAACTTTTGGCCACATTTCACGAGATGACCTTTTTTTGGTAATGCCTGAAGGTGCTTGCTGAGGAGAACCAGAGGGACATTGTGAAGTTCTGCAAGAAAGAAGGCCTTGTTCTACTGGCGGACGAGGTTGGTTAATTCTACTTAGTAACTTAAGATGCATatgcacttaaaaaaaaaaaaaaaaaaaaaaaaacctaagatGCATATTCATCTTGCAACTCTATCAAATAGAGATTTGGATGCTTCTGAGGAGCtagatttgattttgtttggtttataattACTTCATTGCTCTTTGTTCTATTGAGTACTGTGTCGAATTTAGATCTAATGTCCAATAATCTTCATACAGGTTTATCAGGAAAATGTTTATGTTCCTGAGAAAACATTCCACTCGTTCAAGAAGATTTCTCGTTCTATGGGGTATGGGGAGGAGGACCTCTGCCTGGTATCTTTTCAGTCGGTCTCTAAAGGTATGCTGGATTAATAAATTGATCAAGAAAATAAGTGAGAAGAGCTTCTGCAAATCATTAGATGCAGATTTAAGAGGCATGCGTTTCTTTGGTTTCTTCAGGCTACTATGGGGAGTGCGGGAAAAGAGGAGGTTACATGGAGGTCACTGGATTCAACGCTGATATAAGGGAACAAATATACAAAATGGCATCTGTCAATCTTTGTTCTAACATCTCTGGTCAAATTCTTGCAAGCCTTGTTATGAGCCCACCCAAGGTTAATTTTATCGTCTCTTTAGATTAGTGCTGTTGTCTCTTCTTTGTGTTTTCggttttcttcataattttattttatttctacttaTGGTTTAGGATTAGACAAGCTTAATTTTAGCAAGCTTGAAATAGGTTCTTGGGACAATTGGGTCAAACCAGGTCAGAAAGTTCTAACTTGAGACCGTTGACTCTTGATCATGAGTTATGAGAGTTCAATCCTTCTGAATTATAATTTGCTTCAAccaatgatataatatttacatgTGCTGGGGGGTGTATCTGGTCTTTGAAGTAggcaatttttttaatagaagatTCCATAATCATGTTGCCATAAGGCATGAATGCGTGGAAATGAGTTGCTATAGAAGTTCACATGGTGAACAATTTATTGTCTAGTATAATATCAACCGCAATTCACATTCATTTGCTAGAAATGACATTAAAGGGATGTATGCAGGTTGGTGACAAGTCGTACAAATCATACTGTGCAGAGAAAGAAGGAATTCTAGCATCATTGGCAAGGCGTGCAAAGGTTAGTCAACTGAACAAAATTAATTCTATGGGATGAATCAATGAcgacaaattaaagaaaaagggCATTTAGTTAGAAAGGACCTGGTGTAGGATCTGTTATCATGTGGAAAGTTGTGACTTGTGCTTGGTAGTGGGAAAGGATATGAATATCCTGCGTGAGTTTCTAATAATCAGATTAAACCATTGATTAATTCTCATGTGGTCTCGGATGCGGTGTTTCCCGGAAATCTTTATTCATTTATGGCATCTTGCCTCCATATTAACCTTTTCAGAAACTCTTGGTTCCTACAAGgatttttttagaaagtttaTTGCTGCATATGATTGCTCTCAtatgttatttattgttttataacAGGCACTAGAAAATGCAATTAACAATTTAGAGGGAGTATCATGCAACAAAGCAGAAGGGGCAATGTATCTCTTTCCCCGTATTTACCTGCCCCAAAAGGCTATTCAAGCAGCAGAGGATGCAAATATCGCCCCGGATGCATTCTATTGTCGTCGCCTCCTTAATGCAACAGGAATTGTTGTTGTTCCTGGTTCTGGCTTTGGACAGGTTAGTATTTGTTAACTTCTGCCGTTGGTGTATTAATGTGGCATATCACTTCAGATGAGTCTATTGGAAGTTTAAAAACAGTCTTGTTAGCAAGTCAATGGCCATGAACATCAAAtagtcttcttttttctctctagttagTGATGGAAATCAAACCCTACCAACAAACCCTGTATTTTCATTTGTCATCATCTTTCAGAGGTGTTAAACTGAGAGTTTGTTTGTATTTGTAATGCTTGCTTTGTCAAAGGTAACTGGCACCTGGCATTTTAGGTGCACAATACTCCCTCAAGAGGATAAGATTCCTGCTGTTATCTCCCGTCTGACAGACTTCCATAAGGGATTCATGCATGAGTTTCGTGACTGAAGGATTCATGGATGAGTTTCGTGACAGTACACAATAAGGCGTACCCATTTTGGCAGTACATGGACATTAATGTTCCCATacattttagactttttttttttctttttgtatgaAGACTGAAGAGGAtccttcaataattttttttataaagaggaAAATGTTTTGGTTAAGCATTTTTTATTGTGTCTACTGACACTTGTAAGTGAATTAAAGAAGAGAGTGAATTATTGGAGGCCAAGATGCAGTTGGTTGGCGATTGCTCTCGTACTTTAACAAGAACAAGTGGTGGAGAGCTTGACACCGCTTTTTTTCCTGCAAGCTTCTCATGTCAATTTTCTTTATGGAAAGAGAGGAGAAAGTAAACGCTAAAATAGCAGATTTAACTGTCTGAGACGTGGTGGATGTAACAAGCAAGATGGATCCCCAAAGAAAAAATTGCAACTTCTGCGGAGCTCTGGTCTGCTTTACATACTTCCTGTACGTGTTGGTAAGCGGCTTCTtcattcatctctctctctctctctctctcggttttcGCATTTTTCGACTGGATTGCATCCTGGTGTAGTCACATGCCATTGCCCAATGGACGGTTTGGTCCCAACGTACACGGAATATTGGTTTTAATTTCCGAGCTGGATTGAATTTAGACATTAGGCCTCCACTGTTTTTTACAATTtctctcaacttatttcatcttatctatttattataatttttttaaattttcacacaaaataaaataaacaattgaactttttaaaatctcaaaataaaaatatatattttaataatattttatttaacttttaattttaatctcaactcatttcatttcatctgtaaaaacaaatgaggcctcaAAAGCCATTAAATTTAGAGCTACTATCTAAAGAGCACAGGAAAAAGCCATAAAAGTTTTGTaaagcattttttataattcatttttatgATGGAGGATTGAAGAGTGGGTTAATCTTTAAAGGAAAATCCTATAGATACACAAAGGAATCATACACGCACTAATGTGGTAGGGTAGTGTGTTAcgtctctccctttttttttttttccctccctccCCTCGTTCCCCTCCAATGAGATGGAGAAGCTATTGAGACAAGGGGCTATGTTTTGCTATCACATTGGCCTCCCAACCAAGGGGCTTGAGTGAGGGACATGAAGTGGATGATGGGGGGCATGGAGAGGGGGTTAGGGGTCGAGGTTCCTAATGACTTGAGGGAGTATGTGAGGAAGGGTGGCCAAGTGGCAACCAAAGCCTTGGTTCAATGAAGGGGCTCCCAACTGAAAATGCTACATGGGAGAGTGTTTGGGTTCTCAGTGATCAATTCCAAGATTtggaccttgaggacaaggtcgGTCTTAAAGGGGGGAGAATTGATAGAGATCCAAGAAGGGTCATTCGTAATGCCACTAGGAAGGCTAGGCGTGTCGAGGCTAGGAGGGTGGCATTGGAGTGCATGCATAGCTCGAGTGATGAGTCATTAGATACCCAAGACAATGTCAACTAGAGGAGAATCGTTGTTAGCCAAATTCTTTGATTTTAGGGATTGATTGACAAATCCCTCGAATTTAGGAGAGGAGGCAAACCTCTTGATTTTAGGAGATTGGGCGGTTGCTAGAGAATTGACCGAATATCTCATTCAAATTAGAGATATTatctatttgttaatttgttcgAGTTTGTATCCTTTATTTTAGGAGTTGTTGGGattgtttccttaattttagaagtttgacttgttttgggattgtgatttcaaatttgaaaagaagTTGTTAAAGGGAATAAATGGGAGAAGGCTAGCTGAACCCTAGTACTATTTATTTCGAGTTTGCATTGTAATTGAGGCattatgctattttcaataaaagtgaAGTTTATGCTTTGTCACcctaattttttagaattgagTGTCAGCCCgagttaattttaattttcaccaTTATACCAATCAAATCTTGGTGTATTCATGAGGTAACCCTAGATTCAATTACCCAACACGCCACAAACACTTGAGTGAGAGTGAGGCTTCCATCACATCTCCTAGTGCCCGCTCCCTGTGTCGGCCATGGTGGTCGAGGACCACCTCATGGTGGACAAAAGATGCCGGCGGTCCAAGGGGCACCACCGGCATGGAGCGCCGATAAGAAGGTTACCGAGAGAGGGAGGTGCTTtatcgagagagagaggcgcTGCTCggggagaagggagagagagaaaggctCCGATGGCTGGGGGAGAAGCTTACGTCGATGAGGGGCTGGGTGCAATGGCGCAATTGGGCTGCGACAACGGCGTTGGTAGCATCGAGAGGGAGAAGCCATGTGAGAGGGGTTCAATTtcgggaggagagagagagaggccgcACTGTGGGGGGCTAGGTCCAGTCAGGAGGTCATCGGTGAGGGGAATGACTACTGGTGGTGGTTGACGACGAGCTGCGGTGGCGCTACTGTGGCTAGGAGATCGAGTCGTGTGAGGTGCACGGCTGAAGGGAGAAAGATAAGAGAGAGGGAATGTGGGAAATGAGGGATCGGGAACAATGGATATATCAGCGTGTGAAATCCTTTTGTAGGATCCCTTTGTCTCTCTAACAACCCTCATCTTCAAaacacccccctccccccccaaaaaaaaaagaaaaaaaaaggacatcAATTTTACTCGACCAGTAGTCTTCTCTTCATTAAGAGACTTGAAATGCACATTGCACAATGGGGAATTTGTCTTTTGTTTAATGCTCAATGATAGTTATTGCAAGGAAAGCAACCACAGGAGTTGTGGCCAGGAAAATGGGAGTTATGCCGGTTCATCATCTTACGTGCTTGTTCACTGGCTTTCTGCATGTGCTCCGAGTGTTGCTGCTGGGCTGCAGATCTCAATTCTTCAGCTTTTCTATGAACAACTGCCATTCTCTTCACCAACTTCTCTTCCAAGTTTGATGTCATCCTTTGTATTTTCACCTGAAGAATCGTTTCGGAATACAGTTAGATGAGCCAGAGGAAAGAGTTCCAACGACTCCAGAAAGTAAAATCCAGGCAACCATGGAGAGACTAGGCAATCGTTTTGATATGTTAATTCAAATAATGGATTCTGATCAACCCACTATACTCCAGTCAGTTAGAATACCGAATTTTATTGAC encodes the following:
- the LOC121244673 gene encoding alanine aminotransferase 2, mitochondrial — translated: MAPPVTLDTINPKVLKCEYAVRGEIVTLAQRLQQELQSNPGSHSFDEILYCNIGNPQSLGQQPITFFREVLALCDHPAILDRSETQGLFSVDAVQRARQILDQIPGRATGAYSHSQGIKGLRDTIAAGIQARDGFPADPNDIFLTDGASPAVHMMMQLLIRSEEDGIFCPIPQYPLYSASIALHGGTLVPYYLDEETGWGLEISELKKQLEAAKSKGIAVRALVVINPGNPTGQVLAEENQRDIVKFCKKEGLVLLADEVYQENVYVPEKTFHSFKKISRSMGYGEEDLCLVSFQSVSKGYYGECGKRGGYMEVTGFNADIREQIYKMASVNLCSNISGQILASLVMSPPKVGDKSYKSYCAEKEGILASLARRAKALENAINNLEGVSCNKAEGAMYLFPRIYLPQKAIQAAEDANIAPDAFYCRRLLNATGIVVVPGSGFGQVTGTWHFRCTILPQEDKIPAVISRLTDFHKGFMHEFRD
- the LOC121247441 gene encoding uncharacterized protein LOC121247441, with protein sequence MTEVKELLSEKWLSVNHISVAKRNKKLFWALFATLLLAAAIVGIVAGVNSRKNSDDGDLSASHAILKSSCSSTLYPDLCFSSLASVPGATAKLSSKRDVIEASLNLTKEAVKHNYLAVKKLIKTRKNLTKREKTALHDCLEIIDETLDELHKAVEELHEYPNKKSVSLHADDLKTLISSAITNQETCLDGFSHDKADKHVREALLAGEIYVERLCSNALAMIKNMTDTDIANESKTANRKLKEVDADEIKWPEWMSAADRRLLQSSSVTPNVVVAADGSGDYTTVSAAVAAAPDNSNTRYVIRIKAGVYRENVDVTKKKKNIMFLGDGRTTTIITASRNVVDGSTTFNSATVAAVGEGFLARDITFQNTAGPSKHQAVALRVGADLSAFYRCDMLAYQDTLYVHSNRQFYVGCLVAGTVDFIFGNAAAVLQDCDIHARRPNSGQKNMVTAQGRTDPNQNTGIVIQKSRIGATSDLKPVQSSFPTYLGRPWKEYSRTVIMQTAISDVINPTGWHEWSGTFALNTLFYGEYQNTGAGSGTANRVTWKGFKVITSATEAQAYTPGSFIAGSSWLGSTGFPFSLGLRKLINMDDPIKSFKGYGKVDELEEQAFRKRTRRRLFILVISTIVLLTVIIGAVAGILIHRRNNSSHISSPAPATQLNPAASLKAMCGVTQYPSSCYSSISSLDTTNTTDPEVLFKLSLRVAIKELSELADKLPAKLIAGTNDTRVRDALIVCQGLFEDAVDRLNDSISSVEVGHQGEKLLSSANISDVKTWLSTTITDQETCLDALQEINSTLLENVKTAIQNSTEFSSNSLAIVTKILSLLANFNTPIHQRRLLGFGGKFPDWVNSGERRLLEKSNATAHVTVAKDGSGDYTTIKAAVAAVPKKSETRFVIHVKEGKYLENVILDKNKWNVMMYGDGKTKTIVSGSLNFVDGTPTFSTATFAVAGKGFFAKDMGFINTAGAEKHQAVALRSGSDRSVFYRCSFNGFQDTLYAHSNRQFYRDCDITGTIDFIFGNAAVVFQNCNIQPRQPLRNQFNTITAQGKKDPNQNTGISIQKCFFSPLDNLTAPTYLGRPWKVYSTTVIMKSEIGAFLNPLGWKEWLSGVEPPSTIFYAEYQNTGPGSTVDQRVKWAGFQPSLTADEAGKFTVESFIQGSGWLPETDVNFDASL